In Spirosoma sp. KUDC1026, the sequence AACGTTACGCTCAACCTCCAGCATCAGATCAGCCCGAACTGGAAACTGACAGCGCAGGGCTCGTATTTTAACTACCAGCAGGTAGGCAGCTCAATGTGGGTCAACTCCGTTGAAACCAATGGCGATGCCGTCCGGTACGCGAGTATCTGGGATGCCTCGAACGTCTCGAAATTTGGTCAGGTGTACCTGAACGGCACCGCGCAGACGGGTGGTATTCAGCACCGTGTCCTGGTTGGTCTGGATCTGGGTTCGAAAGAGTACCTGGCTGATTTTAACCAGTCACGCAACCTCGATTCAACGGGCACGTTTAACATTTACCGGGCTAACCGGGGGGCTCCTTACTACGGTATCCCACACTTCGACCGGAGCCTGAGCTTGTACGAACGGGCTAATGTGAACGGTAATATTCTATCGCAGTCATATACCGGCATTTACATCCAGGATGAACTGGGTTTCTTCAACAACCGGCTGCGTCTGACGTTGGCTGGTCGTTACACTGACGTGCGCCAGAATTCGTACAACACCATCACGACCGGCAAGCGGTTTACGCCCCGTGTTGGCCTGAGTGCTTCGATCGATCCCCAAACGTCGGTCTATGCCCTGTACGATCAGTCGTTCGTTCCGCAGTCGGGTATCCGGCGGGATGGTGAAGAAGTTAAACCCGTTACGGGCAATAACATGGAGATCGGTCTGAAACGCGACTGGTTCGGTGGTCGCTGGAACACGACGCTGGCCCTGTACAGCATCCTCCAGAATAACCAGAATATAGCCGACCCCACCAACACAGCCTCCGAACAATACATCATTCAGTTTGGCCAGACCAAAACGCAGGGTATCGAATTTGACCTGCGGGGCGAAATCGTACCGGGTCTGAACCTGGTGGCCAACTACGCCTTCACGGATTCTAAAATTTCGCGCTCGGCCGTTGAATCAGAAGTGGGCAACAAAGTGCCGGGCTACGCCAAACACAACGCCAACGCCTGGCTGAGCTACCGCATTCAGGAAGGTGCGCTGCGCGGGGTGGGCGTATCGCTGGGCTTTACGTACCAGGGCGACCGTACGACCTGGGCCTGGACCGGCGCTTCGGGACAGCAGGCTTTGCCGGATTATTTCCGGCTGGATGGCGGCCTCTTCTGGCAGCGTGATCGGTTGCGGGTTACGGCCAATGTGTACAACATTGCCAATACCTATCTGTATTCAGGCGCTCCGTATCTCGGTTACTACTACTGGCAGTCGGAACCCGGCCGCAACTCGCGGATTGGTGTTAGCTACAGCTTTTAATTCCCGATTGCTGGTCTGAGCCGGTATCCATTACCAGTCAGCCCCTGGTTTCGCATTCAGCCGATGTGCCGAATACGAAACCAAGGGCTGACTTATTTTTCGGGGTAACGTGTTATATTTGATAAAACAGAGACGTAACTGATGGAACAGGAATTCCGTACGCTATACCCACCACGCCACCGTCAGTTCGACGACGATTTTTTCCTTGACCTCTGCCAGGCCAATGAAAACGCGCGGCTGGAACGTGACGCCAAAGGAAATATCATTTTTATGCCACCCACCGGATCAGAAACAGGACGTTATAATTTTGAGCTTGCAGTAGAAATTGGTTCCTGGAACCGTAGTAAAAAAGCAGGGATCGCCTTCGATTCTTCAACCGGCTTCAAGCTCCCCAACTCGGCGGTTCGTTCGCCAGATGTAGCCTGGGTGAGTAACGACCAATGGAGTCTCTTATCCGACGCAGACCGTCAGGGATTTGCGCCAATCTGCCCTGATTTCGTAGTTGAGATTCGCTCGCGAACCGACGATTTGAAAGACCTGAAAGATAAGATGGAAGAATACCGCGATAATGGCTGCCGGTTAGGCTGGCTGATTGACCGGGCAAACCAGCAGGTTTTTATTTACCGCGAAAACGGATCTATTGACATCAGGCAGGGTGAAACTGTAACGCTGTCGGGAGAAAACGTACTACCCGACTTCTCAATTTCACTCCAGCTATAAGCCAACACCCCTAAGCCGAACAAATCCAGAAAACGTACTGTTCTCTCTCTGTCCACCCCTACAAAACATTTACAGAATCGACAGCGGAGCTATTCGCTCAATCACTCATTCGAAATTCACTCATTGCTATATGAAAGGCTTTCAGTTTTCTAATTTTGTCCCCCCTGAGCAAAAGGGCGGCAGCAAGTTTGATCAACTGCTGAATATCTTTCAGCAACTGCTGCTGCTTACGTCCGGCGATGTCGAACAGGCCATGTCCTGGATGAGTCAGCTCGACCGGCAGTACAACCTGACCGATGATAAATACGGCATCGGCAACTTCTTCGATGACCTCAAAGAGAAAGGCTTCCTGACCGATGACAACGAAGAAGGCAAAATCGTGATGACGCCCAAAAGCGAGCAGACGATTCGCCGGTCGGCGCTAGAAGAGATTTTCGGCAAGCTCAAACGCTCCAAATCGGGCGGCAACCACCAGACGCCCTACACCGGTACCGGCGACGAGCTAAGCAGCGACTTACGGACGTATCAGTTCGGTGATACGCTGGAGCAGATCTCAATGACGGAATCCATCAAAAACGCCCAGATCAACAGTGGCGTGGAGGACTTCCGACTGATGGAACGCGACCTGGAAGTAACCGAGAAAGAGCAGAAAACGCAGACCTCGACCGTCCTGATGATCGACATCAGCCACTCGATGATCCTGTACGGCGAAGACCGGATTACGCCCGCTAAAAAAGTGGCGCTGGCTCTGACGGAGCTGATCAAATCGAAATACCCGAAGGACACGCTCGATATTGTCGTGTTCGGTAACGACGCCTGGCAGATTCAGGCAAAGGATCTTCCTTACCTGGAGGTGGGCCCGTATCACACCAATACCGTTGCCGGTCTGGAACTCGCAATGGATCTGTTACGTCGCCGGAAGAATAAGAACAAGCAGATCTTCATGATTACGGACGGGAAACCAACCTGCCTGAAGGAAGGGATCAAATACTACAAAAACTCATTCGGACTCGACCGGAAAGTGGTGAGCAAAACGCTGACGCTGGCGGCTCAGTGCCGTCGGCTGGAGATTCCAGTTACGACGTTTATGATTGCCTCGGACCCGTACCTCAAACAGTTCGTGCAGGAGTTTACGAAGGTGAACAACGGCCGGGCCTACTACAGCGGTCTGCAGGGACTAGGCAACATGATGTTCGAGGACTTCCAGCGCAACCGCCGGAAAAATATCAAGTAATGAATTGGTTACTCATTCGTAAAGTCGGGGCAGTTTTCCCGACTTTATTTTTTTGCCTGTTCATGGCTCTCCCCGCCCCCGGTCAGTCACTACCGGACTTACTCACAACCTATATTGAGAAACCTTTCAAATTCGCCCTGTGTCAGCATCGCGCGCAAATCCCTTAATAGCCAGCAGCCCGTTATGTTTAGTTACCAGTCCGCTTCACTTTTTTATCAGTATAAAATACAGTTTTAGTCTATAATTGTCCCCTAATAGCATTCCCCAAATCGATCAAATTGTTGGATAGGGAAATACATACTTGAAATGAACCTACGTAAAAATTTCGGGCTACTAATTCTTGGTATGTGTTTTCTGATAGCATGCGTTTTCTACTGGCGAAGTGAAACTGTTAGCCTTTCGTCAACCGTAAACTTGGGGCAATATTCAAATGAACAACTCTCGTATTTTTCGGATGTAGCTTTCGGGTATCCAGACAAGATCAAGAAATGGGACGAGAAAATAGCCGTCACGATTGTTGGCGCTTGTAGCGAAGCTGACAGGCTGGAAGTACAAACTATTGTGCGGGAAATAGCAGCCATAATAGGTAATGATAAAATAGAATTAGTATCAGACCAGGCTAATGTATTTGTCTATTTCCCGACTTTACAGCAGGATTTCGAAAGAGAAAAGCAGGGAACATTGGGTATCGATGTCAATGGATTTATGTATCCCACGTTTTCATTTTCAGATCGCCTAACTAAGGTTAAATTGTATGTAAGTCCAGCGTTAAAAGGAAGATACAGAGGCAGGGTTTTACGCCACGAATTCTGTCATGCGTTAGGTCTGTCGGGACATTCAAAAAAAGTATACAAGGAAGATCATCTGCTCGCAGTACGTTTTTATGGTAGTCTTGAAGAGGCAGAAGAAGTAGATTCAACCCCGGCAGTAATACCAGAGGCTGATATAAAGGCAATTAAATTGCTATACGACAACTCAATACCAAACGGATTAAAGAGGTCCACCTTCCTGCAACACCTGAAGAAGAGAAAAATCTTATGATAAATCGGCCCTGTCGAAAAGGCGCGGTGACGTTGCCATCGTTTACGCCCGGCAGCCGTTTCTGCTGTCAGCTTTCGTACAGGGAACTTCGACACCCGACGCCGAACGGATTATTAGCGAACTGGCGCTCATTTGCTATACTTATTTTTCCCGTCCATGACTACTTTCGCAGACCACGCCATTGCGTATTATAACTCGCTCGTGGCTCCTACTACACTACCGCCGGGCGTGGGCGTAATGAACCCCTACGAAACGCCTACCGTCCGGCAGATCGTCGACGCGTTTTATACGAGGTTTTACTCCGATACGAATCCGCGCGTTTTTGTGCTGGGAATCAACCCCGGTCGGTTCGGGGCGGGCGTTACGGGCATTTCGTTTACCACACCCCAGAACCTGCGTCGGTACTGTGGCATTGAGAATGACCTACGCGACACACCAGAGTTATCGAGCCGGTTTATTTACCAGACCATCGAAGCGCTGGGTGGTGCGCAGGAGTTTTACGGACGTTTTTTTCTGACATCACTCTTTCCACTGGCGCTGACGAAAGAGGGCCGCAACGGCGGACCGAAGAACTACAATTTCTACGATGACCGCTTAACAACCCAGACGCTCTGGCCAGCCATTACCGAAACCGTTCGGACACAGCTCACGTTTGGCGCCGATCGGCGGGTAGCGGTTTGCCTGGGCCGGAAGAATGAAACGTATTTAAAACGGCTCAACGACCAACAGGGCTTTTTCGGTCGAATCGTTACGCTCGATCATCCGCGGTATATTCTCCAGTACAAAAGCAAAGACGTACCGCTTTACCTCGAACGCTACATCCAGACATTGCACGATTGCCTGGAACAGGTATGAAAAATGACTTGCAGCCAAACGGCATGTTAGTCAGTATGATACCAGCTAGCGAACGAGTTTACGACCTGTTTTTCGTAGGTCAGATTCGATGTTGACAGAGAGAGTGCCCTACGCACTGTGCTTCTATTGAGTCACCGCACATTCATTCCGTTTTGGAAACAGGCACAAAAAAACCGGCTCAACTGGAGCCGGTTTTTTATCGAGCCAGGTTGATTAAACCCGCGTCAAAGTCATAGTTGCCGTTGTAGTTGCTTTGCTTCCATCTAATTTTTCGTATTCCTGCGGAGCCGACCAGGTCATAGTATTGCCATTAATTGTTACGTCATAGGTTACAGTAGTACCATCACCATTGGTAAGCGTTAGCTTATTACCATCCAGTACCCATTTAGATGAGTCATCAATCGGCACGGTATTATCGAGATCGTCTGTCGCATCCTGGCAGGCAGGCGGATTGTTGAGCGATGTAGAACCGTTACTATTGAATGTAAACACTAAACTATTCAGACAATCACCAGCTCCAAAGTCAAGCAGCCATTGATAATAGTCGCCAATTTCTCCAAAGATTCCCGTATCCAAAGCAGGGGAGAACTTTAGGCCGGTTAATTTCCAATTTCCTTCAACGGTGGCCGGGGTAACGTCGTCATTACCTTTTTTGCAGCTGCTAACAAATAACGGCATCGTCAAAAGAAGAACCCAAAGGGTCAAACGAGTGGTGGTGAATCTAATCATGGTGTATGTAAATTGATTAAAATGGCTTTAAAAGTAGCAAACACATGAAAACAATCAACTATGTAGTTACTAACTGGCCTTCATAATACACTGAACGAAGCGTCAAAAAGTAAAATCCAGAAAGAAAGCGCTTCTTTTGTTGTCCTAACCCTCATGTCTCATGGTTCGCATTCAGTTGCTCGTTATCTATCTGGTTTTCCTTGCCCTCACCTCCTCTGCTCAAACAACTTATCAGCCAGCCCCCGAAAACCTGGCGGCTCGTAAAGCTTTTCAGGACGATAAATTTGGGTTGTTCATTCACTGGGGAGTGTACAGTATTTTGGGCGACGGTGAATGGGCCATGAATAATCGTAGCATCCCCGTCAAGGATTATGAACGACTAGCAACGTTCTTCAACCCAACAGAATTTGACGCGAAAGCCTGGGTGTCGATGGCGAAGAACGCCGGGATGAAATACATCACCGTTACCAGCAAACACCACGATGGTTTTGCGATGTACGACTCTAAAGTTTCTGATTATGACATAATGGATCGTACACCGTATAAAAAAGACGTGTTGAAAGCGCTGGCCGACGAGTGCCGGGCGCAGGGCATCAAGTTGTTCTTTTATCACTCCCACCTCGACTGGCACCACCCGGATTATTACCCACGCGGGCGTACGGGTCAGAACCTGGGCCGGCCCGAATCCGGTACTTTTGAGAAGTACCTGACCTACATGGACACGCAGTTAACCGAGCTGCTGACCAACTACGGCCCAATTGGCGGCATCTGGTTTGACGGCTGGTGGGATCAGACTTCGAAAGCGAACGGCGAATTGATCAAACCCAACATCGACTGGCACCTCGACCGGACATACAGTCTGATTCATAAACTACAGCCAGCCGCGCTGATTGGCAATAATCACCACGTAACGCCCCTGCCCGGCGAAGACTTTCAGATGTTCGAGAAAGACCTTCCCGGCGCGAAAACAACCGGTTTCAATGTCGAGCAGACCATTAGCCAGTTACCCCTCGAAACCTGCGAAACAATGAACGGGAACTGGGGCTTCAACATCAAAGATTCCCGCTATAAAAGCGCGAAGGAATTGATTCGTTATCTGGTAAAAGCCGCGGGC encodes:
- a CDS encoding TonB-dependent receptor gives rise to the protein MRKLYPLTVLFCLCSSLLFAQTGNIRGKITTADGNPAEAVSVRLKSTGYGNLTNAQGSYELKNIKAGSYTIRISLTGLETKEQNVEIRAGETTEVPTIMLNESANQLQEVMVLAGRGKYNDSNLSNTLRLAEPIQEIPQNIQLVSSKVLSDQLVTSLSDGVIRNVSGATRLEHWGDMYARINARGGRLSAFRNGMNITSTWGPLTEDVSFVDHIEFVKGPAGFMMSNGDPTGLYNVVTKKPTGTTKGEASLLLGSYDFYRAAVDLDGKLSGDGKLLYRFNLMGQTKNSFRPNEYNNRYSIAPVISYKLSEQTTLTAEYILQYAQMSNVGSYYSFSAQGYGSLPRDFTLAERGMEPTTIYDHNVTLNLQHQISPNWKLTAQGSYFNYQQVGSSMWVNSVETNGDAVRYASIWDASNVSKFGQVYLNGTAQTGGIQHRVLVGLDLGSKEYLADFNQSRNLDSTGTFNIYRANRGAPYYGIPHFDRSLSLYERANVNGNILSQSYTGIYIQDELGFFNNRLRLTLAGRYTDVRQNSYNTITTGKRFTPRVGLSASIDPQTSVYALYDQSFVPQSGIRRDGEEVKPVTGNNMEIGLKRDWFGGRWNTTLALYSILQNNQNIADPTNTASEQYIIQFGQTKTQGIEFDLRGEIVPGLNLVANYAFTDSKISRSAVESEVGNKVPGYAKHNANAWLSYRIQEGALRGVGVSLGFTYQGDRTTWAWTGASGQQALPDYFRLDGGLFWQRDRLRVTANVYNIANTYLYSGAPYLGYYYWQSEPGRNSRIGVSYSF
- a CDS encoding Uma2 family endonuclease, with product MEQEFRTLYPPRHRQFDDDFFLDLCQANENARLERDAKGNIIFMPPTGSETGRYNFELAVEIGSWNRSKKAGIAFDSSTGFKLPNSAVRSPDVAWVSNDQWSLLSDADRQGFAPICPDFVVEIRSRTDDLKDLKDKMEEYRDNGCRLGWLIDRANQQVFIYRENGSIDIRQGETVTLSGENVLPDFSISLQL
- a CDS encoding vWA domain-containing protein; the encoded protein is MKGFQFSNFVPPEQKGGSKFDQLLNIFQQLLLLTSGDVEQAMSWMSQLDRQYNLTDDKYGIGNFFDDLKEKGFLTDDNEEGKIVMTPKSEQTIRRSALEEIFGKLKRSKSGGNHQTPYTGTGDELSSDLRTYQFGDTLEQISMTESIKNAQINSGVEDFRLMERDLEVTEKEQKTQTSTVLMIDISHSMILYGEDRITPAKKVALALTELIKSKYPKDTLDIVVFGNDAWQIQAKDLPYLEVGPYHTNTVAGLELAMDLLRRRKNKNKQIFMITDGKPTCLKEGIKYYKNSFGLDRKVVSKTLTLAAQCRRLEIPVTTFMIASDPYLKQFVQEFTKVNNGRAYYSGLQGLGNMMFEDFQRNRRKNIK
- a CDS encoding uracil-DNA glycosylase family protein; the protein is MTTFADHAIAYYNSLVAPTTLPPGVGVMNPYETPTVRQIVDAFYTRFYSDTNPRVFVLGINPGRFGAGVTGISFTTPQNLRRYCGIENDLRDTPELSSRFIYQTIEALGGAQEFYGRFFLTSLFPLALTKEGRNGGPKNYNFYDDRLTTQTLWPAITETVRTQLTFGADRRVAVCLGRKNETYLKRLNDQQGFFGRIVTLDHPRYILQYKSKDVPLYLERYIQTLHDCLEQV
- a CDS encoding lipocalin family protein, with translation MIRFTTTRLTLWVLLLTMPLFVSSCKKGNDDVTPATVEGNWKLTGLKFSPALDTGIFGEIGDYYQWLLDFGAGDCLNSLVFTFNSNGSTSLNNPPACQDATDDLDNTVPIDDSSKWVLDGNKLTLTNGDGTTVTYDVTINGNTMTWSAPQEYEKLDGSKATTTATMTLTRV
- a CDS encoding alpha-L-fucosidase, with product MVRIQLLVIYLVFLALTSSAQTTYQPAPENLAARKAFQDDKFGLFIHWGVYSILGDGEWAMNNRSIPVKDYERLATFFNPTEFDAKAWVSMAKNAGMKYITVTSKHHDGFAMYDSKVSDYDIMDRTPYKKDVLKALADECRAQGIKLFFYHSHLDWHHPDYYPRGRTGQNLGRPESGTFEKYLTYMDTQLTELLTNYGPIGGIWFDGWWDQTSKANGELIKPNIDWHLDRTYSLIHKLQPAALIGNNHHVTPLPGEDFQMFEKDLPGAKTTGFNVEQTISQLPLETCETMNGNWGFNIKDSRYKSAKELIRYLVKAAGNNANFLLNVGPMPNGKIQPEFVTTLAEMGQWMQQNGETVYGTRGGPISAHDWGVTTAKGNKVYVHIIDWPDRQLSLPALSGKIRSAKLFSDKSPVKISQSPEGVILTLAGAPSPDAIDTIIELEMAGETVKK